TCCCCGCACACCTGTAACGCATGTCCCCGGTCTTGACACGGGGGAGGAGAGTGTGGGGGTCCCATTTGAGTACCGCCGCAGGCGGGGAGGGGGGAAGGAGAACCCTACGTGGGCCGCTCGACGCGTCAGCCCTCCCCCTCCGTCATCGGCCTTCGGCCGCTGCCTCCTCCCCCTACAGGGGAGGAGAGTGTGGGGGTCCGAACCTCAGACCGCCTTGCGCAACTCCCCCGCCAGGTCGCCCTTCGTCCCCACCTCGATCTCGCCGAGTCCCAACCAGCGCGCCATCTCCCGCAGCTCGGCGGCGAGCTCGCGGGCAACGTGCGTGCGGTCCACCCCATCCTCGGAGAACGCGCCCGGCACGCGCAGCGCCCCTGCCTTGCGATCGGCCTTGAGGTCGACCCGAGCCACCAGGTCGTCGCCTAGGAGGAAGGGGCACACGTAGTAGCCGTGGACCCGATTGGGCGCGGGGGTGTAGATCTCGATGCGGTAATGGAAGTCGTAGAGCCGTTCGGTGCGATCGCGGAACCAGACGATCGGGTCGAATGGGTTCAACAACGAGCGCGCCGACACCGCCCGCGGGATCGTCGCCTCGGGATGCAGGTAGGCGGGGTCGCTCCAGCCCTCCACCTCGACCTCGACGATCTCGCCGGCCTTCACCAGCGCATCGAGAGTGGGCGCCGCCCGTGTCGGGAGCACCCGGTAGTAGTCAGCGAGATCCTTCAAAGTGCCCACGCCCACCGAACGCGCCCCGCGTCGCAAGAGCTCCCGCATCGCCGCCTCCTCGTCGAGGGCGGGACCGTCCAGATGCTCGGCTGGGATCACCCGCTCGGTGATGTCGTAGAACCGCGTGAAGTTGCGGCGGTGAGCCACCGAGACCCTGCCCGTGAAGAACAGGTACTCGAGGGCATATTTGCCGTCGGCCCAGCCCCACCATGGGCCCCGGCGTTCACCGGGATCGTCCAGATCGGAGGCGGTGAGCGGACCGCGCTCTCTCACCTCCTGATACACCGCCTCGACATAGCCGGGTGACTTGCTCTCGATCTCACGGATGCCCTCCCAGGACCGCTCGGCGTAGCGGTCCATACGGTGCTTGAGCAGGGCGACGTCTTCGA
The Acidimicrobiia bacterium DNA segment above includes these coding regions:
- a CDS encoding crosslink repair DNA glycosylase YcaQ family protein, which encodes MLRVIRNMGTLQIDSVNVIARAHEFTLYSRLGAYDPGLVWRALEERRVFEYWAHMASFSPIEDVALLKHRMDRYAERSWEGIREIESKSPGYVEAVYQEVRERGPLTASDLDDPGERRGPWWGWADGKYALEYLFFTGRVSVAHRRNFTRFYDITERVIPAEHLDGPALDEEAAMRELLRRGARSVGVGTLKDLADYYRVLPTRAAPTLDALVKAGEIVEVEVEGWSDPAYLHPEATIPRAVSARSLLNPFDPIVWFRDRTERLYDFHYRIEIYTPAPNRVHGYYVCPFLLGDDLVARVDLKADRKAGALRVPGAFSEDGVDRTHVARELAAELREMARWLGLGEIEVGTKGDLAGELRKAV